Proteins encoded within one genomic window of Triticum aestivum cultivar Chinese Spring chromosome 2D, IWGSC CS RefSeq v2.1, whole genome shotgun sequence:
- the LOC123052923 gene encoding uncharacterized protein isoform X1, giving the protein MAREASSSSAPGPSELPPAAGGSGSGSGGDTPRVTRRRARGDPLLIVCGCFSVVTAATALLCVAVNVLSAVQSFRRNGGYIFGGIFRCYAVVISLFVAVLETEWGFIIKFCKILEYWPARGMLQIFVAVMTKAYPNVERSDLILLQDIASYLLLACGLIYVISGVLCLGVLKRSRQQKATSREQAAKDLHELEKRREELEALLIAERCSSFRLDFC; this is encoded by the exons ATGGCCagggaggcgtcgtcgtcctcCGCGCCGGGGCCCTCAGAGTTGCCGCCGGCGGCTGGTGGCAGCGGCAGCGGAAGCGGCGGGGACACGCCGCGAGTGACGCGGCGACGCGCCCGCGGCGACCCCCTCCTCATCGTGTGCGGCTGCTTCAGCGTCGTCACGGCCGCCACCGCCTTGCTCTGCGTCGCCGTCAACGTCCTCTCCGCTGTCCAGTCCTTCCGCCGCAACGGTGGCTAC ATATTCGGGGGCATATTCCGGTGCTATGCGGTGGTGATCTCGCTGTTCGTGGCCGTCCTCGAGACCGAGTGGGGATTCATCATCAAATTCTGCAAG ATATTGGAATACTGGCCTGCAAGGGGGATGCTACAGATATT TGTTGCTGTCATGACGAAGGCATACCCAAACGTTGAAAGGAGCGATCTGATTTTGCTTCAGGACATTGCCAGCTATCTGCTCCTTGCATGTGGACTAATCTATGTAATCTCG GGGGTATTATGTCTTGGTGTACTAAAGCGTTCTAGGCAGCAGAAAGCAACATCACGAGAGCAAGCAGCCAAAGATCTGCAT GAGCTGGAGAAGCGGAGAGAGGAACTCGAGGCATTGTTAATTGCTGAGAG GTGTTCCAGTTTTCGTCTAGATTTCTGCTGA
- the LOC123052923 gene encoding uncharacterized protein isoform X2: protein MAREASSSSAPGPSELPPAAGGSGSGSGGDTPRVTRRRARGDPLLIVCGCFSVVTAATALLCVAVNVLSAVQSFRRNGGYIFGGIFRCYAVVISLFVAVLETEWGFIIKFCKILEYWPARGMLQIFVAVMTKAYPNVERSDLILLQDIASYLLLACGLIYVISGVLCLGVLKRSRQQKATSREQAAKDLHELEKRREELEALLIAERSELV from the exons ATGGCCagggaggcgtcgtcgtcctcCGCGCCGGGGCCCTCAGAGTTGCCGCCGGCGGCTGGTGGCAGCGGCAGCGGAAGCGGCGGGGACACGCCGCGAGTGACGCGGCGACGCGCCCGCGGCGACCCCCTCCTCATCGTGTGCGGCTGCTTCAGCGTCGTCACGGCCGCCACCGCCTTGCTCTGCGTCGCCGTCAACGTCCTCTCCGCTGTCCAGTCCTTCCGCCGCAACGGTGGCTAC ATATTCGGGGGCATATTCCGGTGCTATGCGGTGGTGATCTCGCTGTTCGTGGCCGTCCTCGAGACCGAGTGGGGATTCATCATCAAATTCTGCAAG ATATTGGAATACTGGCCTGCAAGGGGGATGCTACAGATATT TGTTGCTGTCATGACGAAGGCATACCCAAACGTTGAAAGGAGCGATCTGATTTTGCTTCAGGACATTGCCAGCTATCTGCTCCTTGCATGTGGACTAATCTATGTAATCTCG GGGGTATTATGTCTTGGTGTACTAAAGCGTTCTAGGCAGCAGAAAGCAACATCACGAGAGCAAGCAGCCAAAGATCTGCAT GAGCTGGAGAAGCGGAGAGAGGAACTCGAGGCATTGTTAATTGCTGAGAGGTCCGAATTGGTCTGA